The nucleotide window CCGAACTGCGCATCATCCTTCGCACGGGACAACCTGGTTATGCCCCCGAAATCGAGACCATCCACGATTTCGATATCAACGATTACAAAACCAAATCCGAACTCACCCGCACCAAGCTGTATGCCACGGTGACAGCGGCTCTGCGTGCCTATGAGCAGATTCGCAAGCTCGACGAGTTGGCCTTTTACGACCGGTTGTCACGCTTGCCCAACCGCAATAAATTCATTGACCTCAGTGAAGAGCGGTTGGCCTCGGGTCTGCACAAAGACGACATCATCGCCATTCTGGATATCGACGATTTTTCGGAAATCAATGATGCTTTGGGTCACCAGCAAGGGGACCGCCTGCTGCAGGCGGTGGCGGACCGCCTCAAGTTTGAACTGGGCCCCAAGGTCATCCTTGCCCGCATCGGCAGCGACACCTTTGGCTTGATGGGCACCAGTGCTGTCGTCGATCCACCGCGCGTGCTGGCCATGTTTCGCGAACCTTTCGTAGTCCAGGACGACTCCATGGTGGTCACCGCCACCATGGGCATGACCAAACACCTGGGTGAAGGGGTGACAGGCAGGGACGCACTCAAAGACGCCAATATTGCGCTCAAGCGCGCCAAGAAAAGCCGCCGCGGAAGCTTCGTGACCTTTTCTACGGAAATGGGGTCCGATATCCGTGAACGTGTGCGCCTGCTGCAAAGTCTGCGCAGTGCAGTGGAAAGCGAACGCCTGTTTATCGTTTACCAACCGCAGGTCAATCTGGGCCGCGATGGTGATGTGGTTGGCGTGGAGGCGCTGATCCGGTGGCGCAACGAAGACGGCACGTTTGTGCCACCAGACCGCTTTATCCCGCTGGCAGAAGCTTCCGGCATGATCGTAGCGATTGGCGATTGGGTGTTGCGCATGTCCTGCCATGAGCTGGTGCGCCTGCAGGCGCTTGGTTTGCCGAACCTGCGCATGTCCGTCAACGTTTCGCAGATACAGTTCCGGCATCCGGAGTTTCTGGACAAGCTCAACGCAGCACTGATTGATACCGGCATCAACCCCAAATGCCTGGAGCTCGAGATCACCGAATCCGTGGCCATGGAAGACGCAGATTTCATGCTGGAGACCCTGCATCTGGTGCGCGAGTTGGGCATCTCGATTGCGATTGACGATTTCGGTACCGGTTATTCGTCACTGAGCCATTTGCGCCAGTTGCCCATTGACCGTCTGAAAATTGACCGGGCCTTTGTCTCGGAGCTGAACCAACAGGTCTCTGGCGGCCACATTGCATCCATGGTGGTGGAGCTGGGGCGTAACCTCAACCTCACGGTTATCGCCGAAGGCATTGAAGACGAAGCACAGGCCGAGACCTTGCTGCGCATGGGTTGCCACGAAGGGCAGGGCTACCTCTATGCCAAGCCCATGGTGCCCCTGCAACTCAAAGAGTGGCTGCAGGCGCGCTTGGCGTCTCGCTAAGCCGTTTTAGCTCTCGCATATTGATGGCGGGGTCCCTCGTGCCTGACGATGCCTATTTCATGTCGCTGGCGTTGGCCCAGAGTGAAGAAGCGGCCCGCGCTGGTGAAGTTCCTGTGGGCGCCGTCGTCATCAAAGATGGCGAGGTGCTCGCCACGGGACGCAACGCACCCATCGCGCAAAATGACCCGACTGCCCATGCCGAGATTGTTGCCCTGCGTGCGGCAGCGGCGGCTTTGGGTAACTACCGTCTGGATGGCTGTGAGCTATTCGTCACCCTGGAGCCCTGTGCCATGTGTGCGGGCGCCATGCTGCATGCCAGACTCAAACGCGTGGTGTTTGGTGCCGCAGATCCTAAAACCGGCGCCGCGGGCTCCGTGCTAAATCTGTTTGAACACAAACCGCTGAACCACCAAACCCAAGTAGAGGGCGGCGTCATGGCAGAGCAATGCGCCCATCCTTTGCAGGCATTCTTCAAAAGCAGACGCGGGCGCGTTTCCGATGCGCCAGCGCTGCGTGAAGACGCGCTACGCACACCAGAGGGGCGGTTCTCAAACCTGCCGGACTATCCTTGGGAGCCCCATTACATCCATGACTTGCCAGCGTTGAATGGTTTGCGTCTGCACTATCTGGATGAAGGCCCCGTGCATGCAGATGTTGTATTCCTGTGCCTGCATGGCAACCCGGGCTGGAGTTACCTCTACCGGCGAATGCTGCCTATCTGGACCGCCGCAGGGCACCGTGTTGTAGCGCCCGACCTGATTGGATTTGGCAAAAGTGACAAGCCTAAACGTGCTGATTTCCACACCTTTGCCTTCCATCGTCAGTACCTGCTGGAGTTGGTGGAGCGGCTTGCTCTGCGTAATGTAGTTCTGGTTGTACAGGACTGGGGCGGCTTGCTCGGACTAACCTTGCCCATGACCGCCCCAGATCGCTACCAAGGGCTTCTGGTCATGAACACCATGCTGGCGACCGGAGACACGCCGTTGTCTACAGGTTTTCTGGCGTGGCGCGAAATGTGCGCGAAAAAACCGGACTTCGATGTAGGCCGCCTGCTGGGTCGCGGTAATACACACTTGAGTGCAGAGGAGTGCGAGGCATACAACGCACCGTTTCCCGACGCCGGGCATCGCGCGGCCCTGCGTGCATTTCCACCCATGGTGCCGGAGTTTGAAGACAGCCCTGGCGCTGCGACATCGCGTCAAGCGCGTGCTTTCTGGCAGCAAGAATGGCAAGGCCATACTTTGATGGCCATTGGTGCCCAAGACCCGGTGCTGGGAGGCGACGTCATGCGGTCTTTGCAGGCAGATATCCGGAATTGCCCTGAACCCATGCTGCTGCCGCATGCAGGGCACTTCGTACAAGAGCATGGCGAAGGTATCGCGCAAGCCGCTTTGGCATATTTCACTGCTGGATAATGCGACAGTGAAGAAACATATCTACATTTATTCCCCCTCTGGTGCAGTCCGCGACAAGGCTGCCTTCAAACGTGGCGTGAAGCGCCTCCAGACTCTTGGACACGAAGTGGAAGTGGACCCCGATGCGCTGGCATCCCATATGCGGTTTGCGGGCGACGATGCTACGCGACTTGCTGCCATTCACCGTGCTGCGGCGAGCGGTGCAGATGTGGCCATGATTTCACGCGGCGGTTATGGACTGAGCCGTATTTTGGGAGGTATCCAGTACAAGGCCGTTGCCAAGGCGATTGCGCGCGGCACCCAATTTGTGGGCATCAGCGATTTCACGGCGTTCCAGCAAGCGGTGTTGGCCAAGACGGGAAGCATCACCTGGGCGGGCCCAGCTTTGTGCGAAGGTTTTGGTGTTGGTGGTAAGCCGGATCAGGTGGATGGACATGGTCACGGAGAAACGCCACAGCCAGACGAAATCATGGAAGACTGCTTCAATGATTTACTGTTGGGACAGGGGGAGGGCGCCGGTTGGCGTCAACACCGAGATACGGCTGCCAACGCAAACTACCACCTCAAAGGCGCCACTTTGTGGGGGGCAATCTTGCCATGCTGGCCTCCCTGCTCGGCACACCCTATTTTCCGGAAATCAAAGGTGGGGTTCTGTTTCTGGAGGATGTGGGAGAACATCCCTATCGCGTGGAGCGTTGGTTAACACAACTGCTGCATGCAGGTGTTCTTGCCAGACAAAAGGCGATTGTATTTGGCCAGTTCACGGAGTTCAAACTCAACCCGCACGACAAAGGGTTCAACTTGTCCACCGTGCAGCAATGGCTCAAAAGCCAGATCAAAGCCCCTGTGCTGACCAACTTGCCTTATGGGCATGTGGCCACCAAGGTGTTATTGCCTGTAGGCGCACATGTGGATCTGGTGGTGGAAGGGCGTGACGCTCTGATTCTTTGGGGTCACGAGGTGTGAGCGGCCCTCGCCGCGCATTCACTCGCCGAGTGGACTGGGACGCGAGACCAGACCACGGGGCAACAATCCCCGGAACAGCTCACTGATAAGGTTTAGTTTGTGGCGGGCTATGGCTTCGCCGTGGACCGCAGCAATCGCGGCCATCACATCACCACGCAAGTACCAGAGATCCTGCAGATCGTTGGCATAGGTGATGCGCAGTTGTACTACGGGATAGGCCTCGGCTGCGGGCTCGCCCATGCTCTCCAGCATAGCCTGGCGTATGTCATCGATAGCCAGTTGAGAACGGTTGCTCTCATGGCTGGATAGCCCCCCCAAGAGGGACTGCATGCCACTGACCAAGCTAGAAGCATTCCAACGCATTTTCATTTCAATCTATTAGTTGCTTGGAACCTTAAAGAAAAGGCGGCCGATCGACAATAGGGAGTATGCGCAAATATTGCATTAAAACAACAATGCTTTCAATGACTTACACGCGTAACATTATGTGGAACTTTAGTTATACGTGGCTAGAGTTTGGTGGTCTCAGTTCTCGCCATCACAACCCGTTGCTCCGCACAGTGTGTATTCAAAATAATGTCCATAAAACCACGAAGTAAGGTCGATATGGCGCCCATACATTTGATTCAAGGCAACACCATCCCGCTTTGGTTTTCAAGGACGTCGCAATGCCCTAAACTCAGCGCATAACCAAGAATCGGGACTATCGGGAATGGGCGTCCAAGCGACCGTTGTATTTACAGATTTGCATGGCAGCACGGCGGTGTTTGAGGCGTTGGGAAACCTGCGCGCCACCGAGACGGTGACGCAGATCACGACCTGGATTGGCGAGCAGTGCGAAGCGCATGGTGGCCGCGTCGTCAAGACGCTGGGTGACGGCGTGCTTGCGATGTTCCCAGACGGTCAGAGCGCAGTCAAAGCGGTGGTTGACCTGCAGCGCATTCATTACAAGCGTGTTGCACGCACCCCTTCGGAAGTCCGCATGCCCATCCGCATTGGCGTTGCCAGTGGGGATGTGGAAATCGTGGCAGGTGACTGTTATGGTGACGCCGTCAACGTTGCAGCCCGACTGTGCGACTTGTGTGGCCCCAATCAAATTTGGGCCAACGCAGCAGCCTTGGGTGCCGTGGATGAAGGCCATGGTGTGACTTTCAGGATACTGGGGCCCATCAGCATTCGGGGCCGCGCCGAGCCTTGCACCGTTTACCAGATTGAATGGCGTGAAGAAGAAACATCTGACTTCCTGACCATGCAAGGGCAACTGGATCCAGCCTACTCCAGCGGAGATGTGGACGTCTTGGGACGTGAAATTGAACTCACCTGGTCGGGACAAACCAAGCGGTTCAAGGCATTTGATTTACCTATACATATCGGTCGCGTGCGCAATGTAGAGTTCATGGTCAATGATCCACGTGTCTCGCGTACACATGCCAGGCTGGAGTGGCGCAATGGCAGCGTCGTACTGGTTGATGTCAGCACGTATGGAAGCTGGGTGCGATTTGCAGGCGCCAATGGATCGGATGTGTTGCTGCGCCGCGAAGAGTGTGTTTTGCATGGGCAAGGCGAACTGGCGTTGGGTGCATCGTTTGCCGATGCAACTGTGCCCACTGTTTCTTTCAAGGTTCTTTGAGCGCACTCCGTTGGTGCGGGACGGGTTTTCTGCACAACCAGAATGGCCCCTCTTCAGTGCGCTGCTGATCTCACCATCTCTAAAGTTGCATACGCTTTAGACGCCCCACAGCTTTCAACGAACGCCCTAAACCCCGGCAAGGGTTAACACTTAGGTTTTGCCAAATTTAAATGCTTTACTTTTAAAGTATTTAGTTTTAAAGTTTACTCCGAGCCGCTGTTATTTATCTCAACAATACTGTGGCGCAAGTTCTGGCCCATGGCCATCTTTGCTAAGGAGTAACGATGAAAATCGTGTGTATCGGCGGTGGACCCTCGGGCTTGTATTTCGCGCTTCTGATGAAGCAGGCCAACCCGGCACACGACATCACCGTGGTGGAGCGCAACAAGCCCTACGACACCTTTGGCTGGGGCGTTGTGTTCTCTGACGCCACCATGGACAACATGCGTATCCACGACCCCAAGACTGCGGCCGAGATCCAGCATGCGTTCAACCACTGGGATGACATTGAGCTCGAATTCAAAGGCCAGCGCATCCGCTCCGGCGGTCACGGTTTTGTGGGTATTGGTCGCAAGAAGCTACTCAATATCTTGCAAGCGCGCTGCGAAGAACTGGGCGTGAAGCTGCAGTTTGAGACCGACGTAGATAGCGACACGCAATACCCTGATGCCGATCTGGTGATTGCCAGCGACGGCATCAACTCGCGCATTCGTACCAACTACAAGGACATCTTCAAGCCCGACATCGTGGTGCGCCCCAACCGCTTTATCTGGCTGGGGACGCACAAGCTGTTTGACGCCTTTACCTTCGCATTCGAGAAGACCGAACATGGGTGGTTCCAGGCCCATATCTACAAATTCGACGACACCACCACTACGTTTATCGTGGAATGCCCTGAGCATGTGTGGCTGGCGCATGGGCTGGACACCGCCGACCAGGAAGCGTCGATTGCCTTCTGCGAAAAAGTTTTTGCGCAGACGCTGGGCGGCGCCAAACTGATGACCAACGCGCGCCACCTTCGTGGTTCGGCCTGGTTAAATTTCCAACGCGTCAAGTGCGACCAATGGTCACACTTCAACGGCAACAGCCATGTGGTGCTGATGGGCGACGCGGTACACACCGCCCACTTTGCCATAGGCTCAGGCACCAAGTTGGCGATTGAAGATGCGATTGTGCTGGCCAATCTATTCCAGGAAAAAGGCCAGACGCGCGATGTGATTCCTGCGGTGCTGGAGCGCTACCAAGCAGAGCGGAACATTGATGTTCTGCGTTTACAAAACGCCGCCTGGAACGCAATGGAGTGGTTTGAGGTATGCGGTGCGCGCTACTGCGACCAGCTCGAAGGACCGCAATTCATGTACTCCATGTTGACGCGCAGCCAACGCATCAGCCACGAAAACCTGCGCATGCGCGATGCGCAATGGCTTGGCGATTTTGAACGTTGGTTTGCCAAAGCGTCGGGCTTGCAGGTGCCGGCCAACAAACCTGCACCATCCCCCATGTTCACGCCTTACACGGTGCGTGGTGTGACGCTGAAAAACCGCGTCGTCGTGTCCCCTATGGCGCAGTATTCGGCGGTTGACGGCCTGGCCGGGGATTACCACCTTGTGCATTTGGGTGCGCGCGCCATGGGAGGTGCCGGCATGGTGGTCGCCGAGATGACCTGCGTATCTCCAGAAGGTCGCATCACACCCGGCTGTCCGGGCATCTACACCGTAGAACAGAAGGCCGGCTGGAAGCGCATTGTGGAATGGATTCACGCCAATAGTGACGCCAAATTTGCGCTGCAGATCGGCCACGCCGGTGCCAAAGCCTCGACCTGTGTGCCATGGGAAGGCAAGGGTATTGACCATCCGCTGGAACAGGGTAATTGGCCCATCATGGCAGCTTCCAGCTATCAGTATCTCGATGGCGTGAGCCAGATGTCCAAAGCCATGACACGCGCCGACATGGACACGGTGAAAGCGCAGTTTGTTGCAGCCACCCAGGCCGCCGCTGACATTGGCGTGGATTGGCTTGAACTGCACTGCGCTCACGGCTATTTGTTGTCCAGCTTCATTTCGCCATTGACCAATCATCGCACCGACGAATATGGTGGGAGCCTAGAAAACCGCTTGCGTTATCCGTTGGAGGTGTTTGCTGCGGTGCGTGCCGTCTGGCCCGCGGGCAAGCCTATCTCCGTACGTATCTCTGCCAGTGATTGGACAGAAGGCGGCATCACACCGGCCGACGCGGTAGAAATTGCCAAGGCCTTCAAGGCGGCAGGCGCTGACATGATCGATTGCTCGTCGGGCCAGGTCAGCAAGAAGGAAAAACCGGTCTATGGCCGCATGTTCCAGACGCCGTTTGCCGATCGCATTCGCCAGGAAGCGGGTATTCCGACTATCGCCGTAGGTGCGATCAGCGAAGCCGACCACGTCAACAGCATCATCGCTGCTGGCCGTGCTGACCTGTGTGCCGTAGCGCGTCCACATCTGGCCAACCCGGCCTGGACGCTGACCGAGGCTGCCAAGATTGGCTATACGCCACAACCCTGGCCCAAACAATACCGCTCGGGCAAGCCGCAGATGGAAGCCAACTTCCAGCGTGAAAAGGCGCAAGCCGCGATGGCCGCCCAGTCACCTGCACGTGCCTCGGAAGCGTGAGCGTGGACATGGAAACCCAACGCCATGCGCTGGTTACCGGTGGGGGCAGCGGCATTGGGGCTGCCATTGCACTGGCATTGGTAGACGCGGGCATGCACGTCACCATTACCGGACGCCGTCTGGATGTCCTGGAACTGCTGGCTGCAAGACATCCCGGAAAGATGCAGGCGGTGGTGATGGATGTTGCAGATGCGACATCGGTTGCAAAGGCGTTTACACAAGCCAAGACACAGTTCGGACCGGTACAAATTCTGGTGAACAACGCAGGCCAGGCCCACAGCGCACCGTTTATCAAGACCGACGCCGCACTGTGGCAGCAAATGCTTTCGGTCAACCTGACAGGCACGTTCCACTGTACCCAGGCGGCTTTGCCCGACATGGTGGTAGCCAAGTGGGGGCGCATCATCAATGTGGCCAGTACGGCGGGGCTGGTGGGCTACGCCTATGTTGCTGCCTATGTCGCTGCCAAGCATGGTGTAGTGGGACTTACACGGTCACTGGCACTGGAATATGCGAAGAAAGGCATCACGGTAAACGCAGTGTGCCCTGGCTACACCGAAACCGACATCCTGCGCGAGAGCATTGCCAATGTGGTCGTCAAGACGGGGCGCACAGAAGAAGAAGCGCGCGCCGAGTTTTCCTCCGGTAACCCACAAGGACGCATCGTGCAGCCCGAGGAAGTGGCCGATGCCGTGCGCTGGTTGTGCGGTAAAGCGGCAGCCTCGGTGACGGGGCAGTCCATCGCCGTGAGCGGCGGTGAAGTCATGAATTGAGGCAGTGATGAAAAAAGATCCCAGCCTGGACTTGCTCAACGCCGCCGATGAATTGGGCTATGAGGCACGCAGTGCCACGGGTGACCATGCGGCCCTCAAACTGTGGTTGCGCATGCTTTCGTGTACCAACCAGATCGAGGCGGAAATCCGACGCCGTTTGCGCGTGCAGTTTGACACCAGCTTGCCGCGCTTTGACTACATGGCCCAGCTTTACCGCGAACCCGAGGGGCTGCGCATGAAGGACCTCTCCAGTCACCTCATGGTGACGGGCGCGAACGTGACAGGAATTACTGACGAACTGGAGCGGGATGGTCTGGTAACACGGTCCAGCAGCCCGACCGACCGCCGCTCCTGGATCGTCCGTCTGACTCCCAAGGGACGCAAGCTTTTCGAAACCATGGCCCAAGAGCATGAACAGTGGATTCTTGAACTCTTTTCCTGCCTCAATGGGGCTTCGTTGGCGCAAGTGCACCAGCAACTGGGTGCCTTGCGCGTGCACGTTGTGGACAAACAATCGGCCGCACTTCAGTAACTCCATCTCTTTGAATTGAAAGCCCCCCAAGCATGACAACCCATACATCTACCGTGATTGATCCTGCATTGTTGGCAGGCAACCGCAAGACCTTGGCAGGTTACCAAGCGCAGCATTTTCAGTGGGAATGCCGTGATGGCGTGGCAACCATCACGCTGAACCGGCCTGAGCGCAAAAATCCGCTGACATTTGCGTCTTACTCTGAGCTGCGTGACCTGTTTTCTCAGCTCCGGTTTGCTAAAGATGTGCACGTTGTTGTATTGCATGGCGCGGGTAACAATTTCTGCTCTGGTGGCGATGTGCATGAAATCATCGGGCCACTGATGCAGTTGGCAATGCCCGAACTGCTGATGTTCACACGCATGACAGGTGATCTGGTGAAAACCATGCGTGCGTGCCCTCAACCCATCATCGCTGCCATCGACGGCATTTGCGCGGGTGCGGGTGCCATCATGGCGATGGCCTCTGACCTGCGCATGGGAACGGTACGCAGCAAGACTGCATTTCTGTTCAACCGCGTGGGCTTGGCAGGGTGCGACATGGGCGCTTGCGCCATGCTGCCGCGCATCATTGGACAAGGCCGTGCCAGTGACTGGTTGTACAGCGGCCGCTCCATCGGTGGTGAAGAGGCTGAACGCAGCGGCTTCCTGAATCGATTGGTCGACCCAGAGAAATTACTCGCAGAAGCACAGGCGTGGGCACATGACCTCGCATCAGGCCCGACTTTTGCTAACGGTATTACCAAGACCATGTTGCACCAAGAGTGGAACATGTCCATAGATCAAGCGATGGAGTCCGAAGCGCAAGCCCAGGCGATTTGCATGATGACCGAAGATTTCAACCGTGCTTACCAGGCCTTCGTGGCCAAGCAAAAGCCCGTGTTTCAAGGCAATTAAGGAATTCTCAATGAGCGACACCCACTACCTGCAATGGCCATTCTTTGAGGCGCCCCATGCGCAACTGGCGCATGCGCTGGATACCTGGGCTGCTGAGCACATTGCACAAAGTCACAGCGCAGATGTGGATGCAGAATGCCGCGCACTGGTGCGCTTGCTGGGGCAGGGCGGCTGGCTGAAACATGCAGTCGGTGGTGTGGCCTACGGTGGTGCGCACGACGCCATTGATACACGCTCTATTTGTTTGATCCGTGAAACACTGGCACGCCATTCGGGCTTGGCCGACTTTGCGTTTGCCATGCAGGGCCTGGGCTCAGGCGCGATCAGTCTGGCGGGCACCGATGCACAGAAGAACGCTTACCTGCCGCGCGTGGCGGCCGGCGAAGCGATTGCCGCCTTTGCGCTGTCTGAACCAGACGCCGGCTCTGACGTGGCGGCTATGCAGTGCAGTGCACGCATTGAGGGCGATTTCGCCGTCCTTAACGGCACCAAGACCTGGATATCCAACGGCGGCATTGCAGATTTCTATGTGGTGTTTGCACGCAGTGGTGAAGCCGAAGGTGCGCGCGGCATCAGCGCATTTATTGTGGACGCGACCACACCTGGCTTTAGCGTGCCAGAACGTATTGATGTGATCGCACCCCATCCATTGGGCACTCTGCGTTTTGACAATTGCCGCATTCCGTTGACACAACGCATTGGTGCAGCCGGTGAAGGCTTCAAGGTTGCCATGCGTACGCTGGATGTATTCCGCACCTCGGTGGCCGCCGCCGCACTGGGCTTTTCTCGCCGTGCACTGGATGAGGCGTTGCAGCGTGCCACGACACGCAAGATGTTCAAACAAACCCTGGCCGATTTTCAATTAACCCAAGCAAAGCTGGCACAGATGGCCATCACCATCGACAGCTCTGCGCTGCTGGTCTACCGCGCCGCTTGGCAGCGCGACCAGGGACAGAACGTCACCAAAGAAGCCGCGATGGCCAAGATGGTCAGCACCGAAGGCGCGCAGCAGGTCATCGACGCTGCAGTACAGATGTGGGGCGGCATGGGTGTGGTCAGTGAAGTACCCGTGGAGCGTCTCTACCGCGAGATTCGGGCCCTGCGCATCTACGAGGGCGCGACTGAAGTGCAGCAATTGATCATTGCGCGCGAGCTGCTCAAGGACGTAGGTCACACCGCGCCGAAATAGACCGGACGCACACAGAGACACCGGAGACGCACCATGCCTACTGCCCACATCGACACATTCGCCCGTGACAACCTGCCGCAGCAGGAACAACAACCGGACTTCCTGTTTACGCTGCCCGAGTTGCAGTTCCCTGAACAACTGAATTGCGCTACCGAACTGCTGGACAAGCACGTTCAGGAAGGCAGCGGAGATCGCCTGTGTGTACGCGGCCCCAAAGACAACTGGACCTATCGCGATCTGTTGGAGCGCGCCAATCGCATTGCAAATGTGCTGGTGCACGACATGGGACTGGTGCCAGGCAACCGCGTGCTGTTGCATGCACCCAATACTCCCATGATGGTGGCGTGCTGGTTCGGCATTGTCAAAGCTGGCGGCATCGTGGTGGCCACCATGCCTTTACTGCGCGCCAAGGAACTCAAGCCGATTCTGGAAATTGGCGCCATCAGCCACGCGTTGTGCGACGCCGGCCTTGCTGAAGAGTTGCGGGGCGCTGCGCAGGCGGTGCCGGGGCTGCACCACATCCGCCACTTCAACAGCACAGAGGCTGACGCGCTGGATGCCATCATGCAAGACCAGTCGGCAACGTTCGACAACGTCAACACAGCGCTCGACGACACCTGTTTGATCGGTTTTACCAGTGGAACCACGGGTGTTCCCAAAGCCACCATGCACTTCCATCGTGATGTCATGGCGATCTGCGCCTGTTGGCCCCGCTCCGTGCTCAAGGCCAATGCAGATGACGTGTTCATCGGCAGCCCTCCGCTGGGGTTCACCTTTGGCCTGGGTGGCCTGGTGCTGTTTCCCATGTCCATCGGCGCGTCCACGGTGCTGTTGGACAAGGCGGGCCCTTCGCAATTGCTGGACGGAATCCGGGACTACGGGGCCACCGTGGTGTTTACGGCTCCCACGTCTTACCGAACCCTGGCTGCGCGTGGTGATGAAATACGCGCAACCGCACTGCGTAAATGTGTGTCGGCCGGCGAAGCGTTGCCTGCATCGACCCGCGCGCTGTGGCGCGAGGCGACCGGCATCGAGCTGATCGACGGCATTGGTGCCACTGAAATGCTGCACATTTTCATCTCTTCGGACGAACATGAAGCACGACCGAGTGCTACCGGCAAAGTGGTTCCAGGCTATGAGGCGCGCATCATTGACGACAACGGCCAACCCGTGCCTCCTGGCACCGTGGGCAAGCTGGCTGTGCGCGGCCCCACGGGCTGCCGCTACCTGAACGATGAGCGCCAGCAAACCTATGTAAAAAATGGCTGGAACGTTACCGGCGATGCCTACCTGATGGATGCAGATGG belongs to Rhodoferax saidenbachensis and includes:
- a CDS encoding enoyl-CoA hydratase family protein, with the protein product MTTHTSTVIDPALLAGNRKTLAGYQAQHFQWECRDGVATITLNRPERKNPLTFASYSELRDLFSQLRFAKDVHVVVLHGAGNNFCSGGDVHEIIGPLMQLAMPELLMFTRMTGDLVKTMRACPQPIIAAIDGICAGAGAIMAMASDLRMGTVRSKTAFLFNRVGLAGCDMGACAMLPRIIGQGRASDWLYSGRSIGGEEAERSGFLNRLVDPEKLLAEAQAWAHDLASGPTFANGITKTMLHQEWNMSIDQAMESEAQAQAICMMTEDFNRAYQAFVAKQKPVFQGN
- a CDS encoding acyl-CoA dehydrogenase family protein, yielding MSDTHYLQWPFFEAPHAQLAHALDTWAAEHIAQSHSADVDAECRALVRLLGQGGWLKHAVGGVAYGGAHDAIDTRSICLIRETLARHSGLADFAFAMQGLGSGAISLAGTDAQKNAYLPRVAAGEAIAAFALSEPDAGSDVAAMQCSARIEGDFAVLNGTKTWISNGGIADFYVVFARSGEAEGARGISAFIVDATTPGFSVPERIDVIAPHPLGTLRFDNCRIPLTQRIGAAGEGFKVAMRTLDVFRTSVAAAALGFSRRALDEALQRATTRKMFKQTLADFQLTQAKLAQMAITIDSSALLVYRAAWQRDQGQNVTKEAAMAKMVSTEGAQQVIDAAVQMWGGMGVVSEVPVERLYREIRALRIYEGATEVQQLIIARELLKDVGHTAPK
- a CDS encoding AMP-binding protein — its product is MPTAHIDTFARDNLPQQEQQPDFLFTLPELQFPEQLNCATELLDKHVQEGSGDRLCVRGPKDNWTYRDLLERANRIANVLVHDMGLVPGNRVLLHAPNTPMMVACWFGIVKAGGIVVATMPLLRAKELKPILEIGAISHALCDAGLAEELRGAAQAVPGLHHIRHFNSTEADALDAIMQDQSATFDNVNTALDDTCLIGFTSGTTGVPKATMHFHRDVMAICACWPRSVLKANADDVFIGSPPLGFTFGLGGLVLFPMSIGASTVLLDKAGPSQLLDGIRDYGATVVFTAPTSYRTLAARGDEIRATALRKCVSAGEALPASTRALWREATGIELIDGIGATEMLHIFISSDEHEARPSATGKVVPGYEARIIDDNGQPVPPGTVGKLAVRGPTGCRYLNDERQQTYVKNGWNVTGDAYLMDADGYFFYQSRTDDMIISAGYNIASPEVEEGLMLHPAVAECAVIGVPDAERGQIVKAYVVLRAGETSNADMAKVLQDFVKQTIAPYKYPRAIEFLDKLPRTQSGKLQRFRLRDS